The Apium graveolens cultivar Ventura chromosome 3, ASM990537v1, whole genome shotgun sequence sequence TTGCATGATGCTCAGTCTGTTGTGGGAAGCCCTTTTTTCGTTTGTTTTGACATCAAACACCCTTTACAAACTTCCTTGGGAGACACAATTTTCGGTAACCCATACGCCATTTTCATATCAGACATCATTATGAGAGCCTTAAGGTTTACATGCCCCATCCTAGCATGCCATAACTAGTTTTTGTCCTCACACCTTGTCAATAAGCAGTTCTGTTCGCCATATTGTAGGTTGATTGTGTACAGCCTATTCCTTGATCGTTTCACCCTCATCAATAAATCGCCTTTGTTATCACAAACCCAAAGGCTATCTCTACTTAGCACGACTTTGTGTCCCTCCTCTGCAAGTTGTCCCAAGCTTATTATATTACTTCGTAGTGCAGGAATGTAGTACACATTCTTTAATACGCTGCTTTCACCGTTGTTGCATTGAAGTGTGATTGATCCCTTCCCCTGTATTTGAACCACCAAGTTTTTTCCAAATTTTACTTTCCCTTCCACATTCTCATCCAATGCGTCGAATTTCCCTCATTATCCCGACATATGACTACTAGCACCATTATCGAGGTACCAAAGATTGGATACTTCTGATTTTTTATGCTTCTCTGAATTAAGTGTAGGTGTTATCCCCTATTCATTGATGAGCATCACCTTTTCCTCCTTTCCATCGTTATACTTCATCATTAGCAATGCGGGTTCCTCGTCTGGCACTTGTGCAATGAGTGTTCCCTCCTTCATTTCTCTGTCTTTCCTGGGATTCTTGCACTCGACAGCAAAATGGCCATAGGCACTGCAATTAAATCATCTTACTTTGCTCTTGTCTTTGACCCACTTCATGTCTCTTCCTTGAGATCGTTGTCCTTCGTTTCTACTCGACCTTTTCAGCCACTCCTCCCTGGTTAGTAGAAACTTGCGATCCTCTTTCTCTCTCTTGTTCCACTCTTCTTCAGTGAGAAGTAGTTGTTGTCCACCACTTTCATTTTGTCCTCGCAAACATTCCTCATGTGCCTTTAAAGAGCCAACAATTTCCTCAACTGTCATGGTTTCAACATTCCCAAACTGTTCTATAATTGAAGCGATCTGAAGGAATTTTCCAGGTACAACCCGTAATAATTTTTTGATGACGTAAGCATCATCAACGCTCTCCCCAAGTGCACGAATATTGGTTACCAAACCATTTAGTTTCAGACAAAAATCATCAAGGGAGTTAGTGTCTTTCATGTTCATTGATTCGAACTCGGCTTTAAGAGTTTGAATCCTTGCCTGCTTTACACGCCCGACTCCCTGGCATAGCATTTTCACGGCTTCCCAAGCCTCCTTGGTGGTCTTCTTTTCCGCCAGTGTTAACAAGATGTCCTCAGGGACACTCTGATAAATAGCCGCCATTGTTGTCTTATCCGTCTTGTCTGGAACTGCTCCTTTTGACCCCTATAGATCAATAGCCACCCAAACATCATGGGCTTCCATGTTCACTCTCATCTTCACAGCCCACACTGTGTAGTTCTCACGGGTCAGCATGGGATAACTCAGGCTTATCATACCATCTTTGTGTTTTTCTGAATCTGTCGACAATATCCTTGGCATAAACTAGGGCA is a genomic window containing:
- the LOC141714453 gene encoding uncharacterized protein LOC141714453, giving the protein MAAIYQSVPEDILLTLAEKKTTKEAWEAVKMLCQGVGRVKQARIQTLKAEFESMNMKDTNSLDDFCLKLNGLVTNIRALGESVDDAYVIKKLLRVVPGKFLQIASIIEQFGNVETMTVEEIVGSLKAHEECLRGQNESGGQQLLLTEEEWNKREKEDRKFLLTREEWLKSAYGHFAVECKNPRKDREMKEGTLIAQVPDEEPALLMMKYNDGKEEKGKGSITLQCNNGESSVLKNVYYIPALRSNIISLGQLAEEGHKVVLSRDSLWERKLVLSEQTEVEILVRKKFINYCEEAGIKYQFTAPYSPHQNGVIERRNRTMIEMAHSLLKEKELPLYIWGEAIRHTIYLLNRLTTRAVMGVTPYET